The Suricata suricatta isolate VVHF042 chromosome 4, meerkat_22Aug2017_6uvM2_HiC, whole genome shotgun sequence genome includes a region encoding these proteins:
- the OXGR1 gene encoding 2-oxoglutarate receptor 1 produces MDETLDNFPNASSDFPDFAAPFGNCTDEKIPLKRHYLPVIYSIIFLVGFPGNAVAISTYIFKMRPWKGSTIIMLNLACTDLLYLTSFPFLIHYYASGENWIFGDFMCKFIRFGFHFNLYSSILFLTCYSVFRYFVVIHPMSCFSIHKTRWAVVACAVVWVISLVAVIPMTFLITSTTRTNRSACLDLTSSDDLATIKWYNLVLTATTFCLPLVIVTLCYTMIFCTLTQGPQNHNCLKQKARRLTILLLLVFYICFLPFHILRVIRIESRLLSIGCSTENQIHEAYIVSRPLAALNTFGNLLLYVVVSDNFRQAICSMVRGRASGDLEQVKKISHSNHP; encoded by the coding sequence ATGGATGAGACACTAGACAATTTTCCAAATGCTTCTTCTGACTTCCCCGATTTCGCAGCACCTTTCGGAAATTGCACTGATGAAAAAATCCCACTCAAGAGGCACTACCTCCCGGTTATTTATAGCATCATCTTCCTGGTGGGCTTTCCAGGGAATGCAGTAGCAATTtccacttacatttttaaaatgcggCCCTGGAAAGGGAGCACGATCATTATGCTGAACCTGGCCTGCACAGACCTGCTCTATCTAACCAGCTTCCCTTTCCTGATTCACTACTACGCCAGTGGCGAAAACTGGATCTTTGGGGACTTCATGTGCAAGTTCATCCGCTTCGGCTTCCATTTCAACCTGTACAGCAGCATCCTCTTCCTGACCTGTTACAGTGTCTTCCGATACTTCGTGGTCATTCACCCCATGAGCTGCTTTTCCATTCACAAAACTCGATGGGCCGTGGTGGCCTGTGCTGTGGTGTGGGTCATATCACTGGTGGCCGTCATTCCCATGACCTTCTTGATCACATCAACCACCAGGACCAATAGATCGGCCTGCCTTGACCTCACCAGTTCAGATGACCTCGCCACTATCAAATGGTACAATCTAGTTTTGACGGCAACTACTTTCTGCCTTCCCCTGGTGATAGTGACACTTTGCTATACCATGATTTTCTGCACCCTAACGCAAGGACCTCAGAATCACAACTGCCTTAAGCAGAAAGCTAGAAGGCTCACCATTCTGCTGCTCCTTGTGTTTTATATATGCTTTTTACCCTTCCACATCTTGAGGGTCATTCGGATTGAATCTCGACTGCTTTCAATCGGCTGCTCCACTGAGAATCAGATCCACGAAGCCTACATCGTTTCTAGGCCGTTAGCTGCCCTGAACACCTTTGGTAACCTGTTACTGTACGTGGTGGTCAGTGACAACTTCCGGCAGGCCATCTGCTCGATGGTGCGAGGCAGAGCCAGTGGGGACCTCgaacaagtgaaaaaaatcagtcacTCAAACCACCCTTGA